CTTCCACATTATCGGTGAATTTGCCGTTGCGGAACTTGCGTTCGTACACATTTTCCGACATCATGATGTGCTGCTTTTGCAAGAGGTTGCGAATGGCCACCAGCATGGTGTCTTCTGCCGAGCGCTTGTTGGTAATGGCCGTGTCTTCGTCCAGAGTGAAGATCGTTTTCTCGTATGCCTTGTAAGAGAAAAACGGCAGATTGGCAGGGTCGTTCTCCTTGCGGTTCTTGACCACATTTTTGATAATGCGATCGGCCGGATTCTCTCCAGGCAGAATGGTTACCTCCGCCAGCTGTGTGTTCGATCGCGGAAGCTTGAAAACCAAGGAATCGGCCACATTGGAAACCGGAAAACTGCGTGTTTGATACCCGATGTATTTGATGCGCACATGCGAAACAGGAACCCTTGCCTCCACTTTAAAGAAACCGTTGAGGTCGGTGGTGGTGCCGCGCGGACCATCATTGAGCACCACATGCGCAAACACCAAAGGCTCATTCGTAAGGCTGTCTCGCACAAAGCCTTTGATGAGCTGCTGCGCATCAGCACATTGGGATATGACCAGAAAAAACGTGAACCAAAACAGCCTCATGGCCACAAAAGAAAGCAAATTGGTCATGGCTACAATTGTCTCATCCAAATACCAACAAAACGCAACTGTAACCGATGTCACCATGGGTTCGGAAAACATGTGGAACCTTTAGAATTACATCAACAGAACCAATCATGAAAAATCATCATCAAGTACTCATAATTGGAGGCGGCACCGCAGGAATAATGGTGGCAGCCCAATTATTGAAGAAGCACAACGCGATGGACATTGCCATTATTGAGCCAGCCACCACACATTATTATCAGCCTGCTTGGACCTTGGTGGGAGCAGGAACTTTTGATTTCAATAAAACGGCCCGACCAATGTCGTCTGTGATGCCCAAGGGCGTTACATGGCTAAAGGAATACGCCACTGGTTTTAAACCCGAAAGCAACACCGTTACCACCGGAAAGGGAGAATACACCTACGATGTATTGGTGGTGGCGCCCGGCCTGGTAATGGCTCCCGAACTGATTGAAGGATTACCCGAGGCATTGGCCAACAAGACCGCGGTTTCCAACTACACCGACCCAGAGGAAGTGTGGCGGCAGATCAAGAATTTCAAAGGTGGAAATGCGGTGTTCACCCAACCTACCACGCCTATTAAGTGCGGTGGTGCGCCACAGAAGATCGCTTATCTGGCGGCAGATTACTTTCAGAAAAATGGCCTGAAGGATAAGACCAATGTGGTATTTGCCACACCCGGTTCGGTGATCTTCGGTGTAAAACCCATTGCGCATACGCTGATGGAGGTGATCAACCGCTACGACATTCACCTGAAGACGCACTACGCGCCCGTGAAGATCGATAGCGTGAACAAGGTCGTTACCTTCAAATACGTTGCTCCCGATCAGAACATGTGTGTGATCAACGAGACCAACGATCTGGAAGAACGTCTAGAAGGCGATTCCACCATTAAAATGCCATTCGACCTACTACATATTGCACCGCCACAAACAGCACCGAAATTCGTCAAGGAGTCAACGCTTGTAAACGAAGCCGGTTGGTTGAATGTGGACACCGGCACCATGCAACATAAGTACTTCCCCAACATTTTCGGCCTTGGTGATGTGGCCGCATTGCCTACCGCAAAGACCGGTGCCGCCATTCGCAAACAGGTGCCTGTGGTAGTGGAGAACATTCAGCGCGTATTGCAGAACAAGGCCATCAGCGATAAGACCTACAACGGTTACTCTTCGTGCCCTTTGGTAACGGGCTACGGTAAAATGGTGCTGGCCGAATTCGATTATGCAAGCAATTTTACACCCGACCCAAAATTGAAACAAATGCTTGTCTTCAATTCCGATAAGGAACATTGGCGCTTGTGGATGCTGAAGAAATACATGCTTCCGTACCTGTATTGGAACAAAATGATGAAGGGCGAACAAGTATAGCCTACGCAACGAAGAGACCATTAACTTGGTCTCATGGAAAAACAGCGCTCGTATTACATCGTTAAACATGGTTCTGCCAAAGAATCGTTTCAGCTTCGAGAATCAGAAATCCCTGCGGCAAAAGCGGGCCACATCCGTGTTGAGGTAGAGGGTTTCGGAATCAACTTTGCCGACATCATGGCCCGAAAAGGCCTGTATCAGGATGCACCACCAACGCCTTGCGTGGTGGGTTATGAGTCGGTTGGTAGAACAATGGATGCATCGGTGATCGGTGGCGAAACCATTCCTGCGGGAACGCGCGTGGTGGCCTTCTCCCGTTTTGGCGGATATTCTACCCATGTGTTGGCCGATGAACGGGCGGTTCAGCCCATTCCAGAAGATATTCCCTTGGGCGAAGCATTGGCGCTGGCGGTTCAGTATTGCACGGCCTACCATTGTGCCGAGGAGCGCGTTTCCATTTTTCCGGAAGACCACGTGTTGGTGCAGGCCGCAGCAGGTGGCGTGGGCACGGCCTTGGTGCAATTGCTGAAACGGAAAGGCTGCACCATTTACGGAACGGCAGGTTCGGAAGAAAAACTGGATTACATCCGCAAGCAAGGGGTTGATGTGGCCATCAACTACCGAACACACGATTTTGCCAAGGTCATCAAAGAGAAATTGGGGACCAGAGGTTTGGATGTGGTGTTCGATTCCTTGGGCGGAAAGAGTTTTTCGGATGGATTCAAAAGCTTAGGAAAAGGCGGCAGGATCATCGGTTTTGGCGCTTCGGAGCAAGTGGCTGGCGGACTGGCCGCCATCAACGCACTGAAACTGGCTGCCAACTTCGGGCTCT
This genomic window from Flavobacteriales bacterium contains:
- a CDS encoding NAD(P)/FAD-dependent oxidoreductase, whose protein sequence is MKNHHQVLIIGGGTAGIMVAAQLLKKHNAMDIAIIEPATTHYYQPAWTLVGAGTFDFNKTARPMSSVMPKGVTWLKEYATGFKPESNTVTTGKGEYTYDVLVVAPGLVMAPELIEGLPEALANKTAVSNYTDPEEVWRQIKNFKGGNAVFTQPTTPIKCGGAPQKIAYLAADYFQKNGLKDKTNVVFATPGSVIFGVKPIAHTLMEVINRYDIHLKTHYAPVKIDSVNKVVTFKYVAPDQNMCVINETNDLEERLEGDSTIKMPFDLLHIAPPQTAPKFVKESTLVNEAGWLNVDTGTMQHKYFPNIFGLGDVAALPTAKTGAAIRKQVPVVVENIQRVLQNKAISDKTYNGYSSCPLVTGYGKMVLAEFDYASNFTPDPKLKQMLVFNSDKEHWRLWMLKKYMLPYLYWNKMMKGEQV
- a CDS encoding zinc-binding dehydrogenase, with the translated sequence MEKQRSYYIVKHGSAKESFQLRESEIPAAKAGHIRVEVEGFGINFADIMARKGLYQDAPPTPCVVGYESVGRTMDASVIGGETIPAGTRVVAFSRFGGYSTHVLADERAVQPIPEDIPLGEALALAVQYCTAYHCAEERVSIFPEDHVLVQAAAGGVGTALVQLLKRKGCTIYGTAGSEEKLDYIRKQGVDVAINYRTHDFAKVIKEKLGTRGLDVVFDSLGGKSFSDGFKSLGKGGRIIGFGASEQVAGGLAAINALKLAANFGLFSPIQLLMSSKAMIGVNMLHVADDRPEVLARTMKAVVDLWKKGEIKPVVGAEFPADQLAEAHEFVEGRKSMGKVAVRW